The Verrucomicrobiales bacterium sequence CGAACCGCACGCCGCGCTCGATGAGGCGACGCGCCAGAATGCAGTTGGCCGCATAACTGCCTGGTCGTCGAGAATCGGATCCGTAAAGGTTGAAAACCTCTTCGGGCTCGTCACTCAGATCCGTCAGCTCCGGCACGCTCGCCTGCATCCGATAAGCCATCTCATATTGTCGGATGCGAGTCCCAATCTCGGGGTCACCCGTCTCTTCCAGGCGGAGTTGATTCAGCTGCGCCAGGCCATCGAGCATCTTGCGACGGAGCGGTCGAGGCAGTCCCTCCGGATCTTGGAGATAGAGCACCGGTTCCTTCGCGTTGCGCAGTTTGACTCCCTGATAGCGCGAGGGCAGGAATCCGCTGCCCCAGTAATGGTCATAAAGTGGCTGATCACTTGGCCGTTGCATCTTCGAGAGCAGCACTAGGTAGTCAGGCAAATTACGGTTGTCGCTGCCCAAGCCGTAGCTGACCCAGGCGCCTAGGCTGGGGCGCCCCGGGATCTGGTGGCCGCTCAGGAATTTGGTCATCGCCGGCGCATGGTTGATCTCATCCGTGTGCATCGACTTGATGAAGCACAGCTCGTCCGCCACTCCCTGCAGGTGGGGAAGCCACTCGCTGATGTTCGCCCCGCTTTGGCCGCAGCGCTTGAATTGAGTGGCGGCAGGCTTGATCAGCTGCTTCTGATTCGAGGTCATCGTGGTGAGTCTCTGGCCGCGACGAACAGATGCTGGCAGCTCAGTTCCGGCCCATCTCGTCAGGCCTGGCTTGTGATCGAAGAGTTCAATCTGAGAGGGACCGCCGGACTGGGTGAGGAAAATGACATTCTTGGCGCGGGGTGCCCCATGAGGCAGTCCCGATAGGCGCGAGGTCGCTGAGCTTTGGGCCGCGACGTGTGAGACACGACCCAGGAGCGAGGACAAGGCCATCGCTCCAATGGAAACTCCCGGGCCGTTTCCCAAGAAGTATCTGCGGCTTATCTGGAGGGAGTCATTCATGGGTGATGGCTTCATCAAGGTTCAGCAGAAGGCTGGCGACGATACTGTAGGCGGCTTCCGAGATCCAATCCCCATCGGTCAGGATCTTGACCTCATCGCGGCGCAAGAGTTTGGCGGCATCCACGGGGTGAGACTGGTAGTGGCTTGTCGCTTCCTCCAGCTGATGCTGGACGATTTCGCATTCGCGATCCGTGGCTGAGCGGGAGAGGATGCGTCGAAACAAGGCCTGGATTCGTTCCGATGGGGTTGTTCCGGACTCCAACGCCCACTTGCCCAGAGCGCGTGAGGCGTCGAGATACGTCTCGTCGTTCAGCAGCGTCAGAGCTTGCAGTGGGGTGTTGGTCCTGGGAACGCGGACTTCGCAGGTCCGTCGCTGTGCCGAATCAAAGAGGAATGTGGGTGCGATTGCCCGACGCCAAAACGCGTAAAGGGTACGACGATACTGCGAGCCGCCCTGGCTCGGTTCATATTTGAACCGCCCCATGAAGAGTTCCTCCCACACCCCTTCCGGTTGATAGGGGCGGATAGGAGGTCCTCCCAGGGCGGGATTGAGCAGTCCGGCGGCGCGCAACGCGGCATCGCGGAGCATCCAGCTTGGCAAGCGATACCTGGCTCCTCGCGCGAGGAGGCGGTTATCCGGGTCACGCGCGAGCAAGGTGGGCTGGATGGTGGAATCCTGCTGGTAAGTGGCGCTGGAAACGATGAGAGCTAGTAGGTGTTTAATGTTCCAGCCACTGGCGATGAGTTCACAGGCGAGCCAATCCAGCAGTTCGGGATGGGTGGGGCGCTCTCCCTGCAGGCCGAAGTCCTCCGGAGTGCGCACCAGGCCGAAGCCGAAGAGAAGCTGCCAGAGATGGTTCACCAGGACTCGCGCCGAGAGTGGATTGTCGGGTGAAGTGATCCACAGAGCCAGACCCAGCCGGTTGGTGGGTTGGCCCTCTGGCCAAGGAGCGATGCTGGCCGGCACACCGGCGGAAACGCGTTCGCCGGGTTTATCCCAGACCCCGCGGATCAGCACATGAGTTTCGCGGGCTTCCGGTCGATCCGCCAACACCATGACGTTCAATTTTTCAGCGGCCTTCCTGGTTTCGTTGAGCTGGCGAGTGGCCCGATCCAGCGCCTGCCTGGCATCCCGATACGGCTCGTGCTCCTCCAAAAACTGAGCGAATAGCCGCCCGCGCAGTTCCGGGTTGATGGAGGAAGTATCGCTGGGAGCGGCGGTGGCTATCTCTTCGAGGGGGGAAGCTTTAACGCTCTGAACCGTTTCTCCCAGTTGGCTGGTGGCCGACACACGAAAGCGCCCGATGTTGGCATCCCCTCGCGTCGAGCGATGGCGCAGCTCGATAATCATCTCCTCATCACTCGCCAGCCGGAGCGGCTCCGCTAGAGCGAACACGGCCACATGGGCGGTTACGTTCGTTGCCCCCTGAGTCGTCCACCCGTTGCGAGGGTCATCGTCGAGAGTGTCTTTGACATTGCCATAACCGTCGTTGGCTTTGGTGTCAGCCGAGAAGTCCGCCACGGCTGAGGCCAGCGCGACATCGCGGAGTCCGGACTGACCTTGGTGACGCACCTGGAGCTTTAAGTCGGTCAGAATGAACTCTCCACTCTGCCCCCGCGTAAAGCGGCCCTGGGTGTGTTCGGGGTGCGGGAAAACTTCAAGTTTCAGACCGGTGACCCGCGAGCTGTCAGGATGGGACACCAGCCGGTAATCGTCCTGGTTCGGGCGAGGGCCGCTGGCTCGGACGATGCCGTCCGCTGACTGCCTGAGCTCGGTCCCTTCGGCGCTCTCCAGTCTCCGTGCCTCGAGTCTTTGCCAGACCGGAACTCCGGCACGTGCCTCCCTGAGCCGCTCGGCAAGCCATCCGTTGAATGGATTCTCGGCGTTCCGGCGCGCCTTCAGTTCGATAGCCTTTCGCGATTCCACCCAACTCCCTATCTCCGCAAGGGAACGCTGGGCGGCCGGCGAGACGACGCTGAGATACGGCCTCGCTCCGCTGCCGGCGCTGCCGGTTTCGTCAATGCTATTGAAGAAGGCAGACAAGCGGTAGTATTCGGCCTGGGAGATGGGATCGAACTTGTGTGAGTGGCACTGCGCGCAACCCAGCGTTAAGCCCAGCCAGGTGGTACCCACGGTGTTGATCCGGTCGAGGACGTAGTCGACGCGCGACTCCTCCGGGTCACGTCCTCCTTCCCCGTTGGTCATGTGATTTCGATGAAAGCAGGTGGCGAGTTGCTGGTCGGGACTGGCCTGTGGCAGCAGATCTCCGGCGAATTGATCGCGGGTGAACTGGTCAAAAGGCATGTTGGCATTGAAAGCAGCCACCACCCAATCCCGCCAGGGCCAGTTCGTTCGTTCTGCGTCTTGCTGGAAGCCGTCCGTGTCGGAATATCGCGCTGCGTCGAGCCACCACATGGCCATGCGCTCTCCGAAGTGAGGCGAGGCCAGCAGCCGCTGGACGACCTGGGCGAAGGCTTTTGGGGATTGGTCCTGCTCGAAATCTGCCGCTTCCTCGGCGCTGGGCGGAAGTCCTGTCAGATCGAACGAAATCCGACGCAGAAGCCGATGCTTTGCAGCCGGAGGGGAGAGTCTTAGGCCTTCGCGCGCCAGGGCCGAGCCTACCCACGCGTCAACGGGATGCTCGAAGCCCGCTGGTGGAGCTGCCCGTTGAGGAGGCTCCAGGGCCCAGTGTTTTCCCCACACCGCGCCTTCCGCAATCCAGCGTGTCAGCGTGGCAATCTCGTTCGGCTGGAGCGCCGGCTTGTGCGTCGTAGGCGGGGGCATCACCTCGTTCGGGTCGGCCGAGGTGATGCGGTGGATGAGATCACTCAGCTCCGGTTTTCCTGGAACGATGGCTCGAGTTCCTGATCGTTCCGCGACAGCGCTCTCGCGGACATCCAGTCGCAGGTCGGCCTTCCGCTTGGCCTCATCCGGTCCATGACAGTGGAGACAGTGGGTTGCGAGCAGGGGTAGGATATCGGCGCTGAAACGAAGGGGGGCGGCTGACGTAAAACTGGCTACCACTAGAGTGCAGGCCAGGGAACCGAATGCGCGCTGGAGATTCAACGAAGCTGAGAGTGATGCCCCCTTGGACAAGCTTCAAGTCGAAGGTGCTTGCGTGGCGAGTGTGATTTAAAGTGGGTGAGATCATCCGGCACCGTCGGGTGCTGAAAAGCTGTAGAGGGCTACAGCACTCCAAGACGCTTCGCCACGATTTCGGCCCATTTTGGAGTGCGTGCAGCCCTCTGCCGCTTTTGCCCCCTCGACGGAGTCGGGATCCCCTGACCTCACTCACTTTAAATCACACCCTTGTGTGGCCCTCGCGGTCCTCGGAGATTTGGCCTAGTCGCCGGACTTTCCTTCGAACTCGCGGGCTTGGGCGATTTTGGTAAGGCCGGAGCCCAGGAGTTCCTCGCCCAGCTGTTCGACACATTCGCAGTATTTAGCTGCTCCGCAGCGTTCCAGGTCGAAGGCCTCGACCATTTCCCGCAACCAATTGGGAAATCGATCCGTAAATTTGATCTCCAAGATCACGTCTTTCCCGAACGGCTCGACGGGTTGGATCATGTCGGTTCTAAAGCGGATGGTCGGTTCAGCTTCGCCTCTGACCTGCCGATCGAAGGTGACCCTCACCGCGTCCGTGTCCGGGTGAATCCACGCTTCTCGCAAGTAGGCGACGTGAACCTTCGGCTTGGCATCGATGAGTTGGGTGAGTCTGCAGAACTCCTGGATTGCGCTGAGATGCTTTGGCTGCTGACTGATCAGGTGTTCGGCTTCGGGCAATTGTCCCGCCAAAATCAGGGGAACTGCCACTTTCCGGACTCCCCCCCGCTGCTTCATGATGATCTCATCCACCCGGCGCTTGATTTCGAAAAAGACGGGTGACTCGGGCTTGTTATCGTAGAAACGCAGTCGAAGCTTGTATCGGTTTTTGTCCCCATTGATCGTCATCCAATAGGTGTCCAGTCCGTCGGAGTCGAGATAGAGGCTGTGGACCGGATAGGAGAGCTGCGGGTGATTCGCACCAAACTCATCGAGTTCAAGCTGGGTGCTGACAAAATCACGCACGGCGATCGCCAGCTGCTCCGGAATACGGTACTTCCTCTCGAAGCGCTGCCGTTGCATTCGGTCTTCGGCCATAGGATCTGATTCTTGGCAACCTACTACCGAGCTGGAGAAATTGCGAGGAGTTCCGTGTCCAGAATTCAGCGGATGAGCGGAAAGAAGCGTGGCACCTCGGCGGCGTATTCGGCATAGCCGGGGTATTTTTGGCGAAGCCAACCTTCCTCGGCGGTGGCTTTTGCGACCAGCATCGCGGACAGCGCCCCGCACCCCACGAGAGCCCATGGGCTACTCCAGCACAAACCCCAGCCTGCCGTGACCAGCATGAGGCTGGTGTACAGTGGATGGCGCACTCGGCGGTAAACCCCGGTTCTGATGAGCTGGGCGCCCGGAAGAGGGCGAGGGTATACGGTGCGGGACGTTCCAAGGGCCATGACCCCCGCGATTCCGAAATAGGCACCGCATGCAAGGATGGTTATCCCCAGGATTCTCCACAGCCGGGGCCAGGCATCCGCCGCTAGCAGCGGTCCAGCACCAAGGGCCGCGACGGTAAGCAGGGTTTGGGCGATCACCCACAGCCCCCCTCGTGCGACAAAACTGCTCATCGTTGTGCTCGAAGCTCCGCCTGCAACCGCTCGGTTTCTGCCTGCAAGTGCAGCAGTAGTCGAATTCCGGGAAGGCTCATCCCGTAGGCGGTTTTGAGGTGTTCGATTCGTCGAAGCGTGCGGAGCGTCTCATCATCGAAGGAGGGGCGGTCTGCCGTCGGACCGTTCGTCGGCGAAATGAGGCCTTCCAGCTGATAGCAGCGAAGCATATCGTCAGACACACCGGTGAGCTGCACCATAAGTTCCACGGTGTATACCGTCTCTGGCTCGGTTCGGTCCTCGCTCGAGCCTGCGGGTGCGTCGCAATGGGGTTTTGTCATGGCGAAGGGCTGGTTCGAGGGTTAAACCGAGACAGGTCCCTGAGCTTTTCCCACTGAGCTCGCTCTTCCTCGTTCAGTTGGGTTGGAAGCTGAACGGTTACGATCACATGAAAATCCCCCCGTTCGGTGCCTTTTCCTTTGGGCAACCCGCGTCCGCGCACCCGTAGCTGTTGCCCATTTTCGGTGCCGGGCGGAATGCGGAGTTTTACCTTGCCGTCCAACGTTGGAACCACGATCTCTGCTCCCAACACCGCCTCCCAGGGAGCGACTTCCAATTCGTGATAAAGATCGGCCTCCCGGGTTGTGAACTCCGGATGAGCCGCGTGGCGGACGCGCAGGTAAATGTCGCCGGCCGGTGCTCCGCCGGAACCTGGCTCTCCTTGTCCGGGCACTCGGATTCGCTTTCCATCGGCAGCACCGGGTGGGATACGCACTTGGATGGACC is a genomic window containing:
- a CDS encoding DUF1501 domain-containing protein, with amino-acid sequence MNDSLQISRRYFLGNGPGVSIGAMALSSLLGRVSHVAAQSSATSRLSGLPHGAPRAKNVIFLTQSGGPSQIELFDHKPGLTRWAGTELPASVRRGQRLTTMTSNQKQLIKPAATQFKRCGQSGANISEWLPHLQGVADELCFIKSMHTDEINHAPAMTKFLSGHQIPGRPSLGAWVSYGLGSDNRNLPDYLVLLSKMQRPSDQPLYDHYWGSGFLPSRYQGVKLRNAKEPVLYLQDPEGLPRPLRRKMLDGLAQLNQLRLEETGDPEIGTRIRQYEMAYRMQASVPELTDLSDEPEEVFNLYGSDSRRPGSYAANCILARRLIERGVRFVQLFHPDWDHHSRLTSWCTARCRDTDQASAALVLDLKRRGLLDDTLVLWGGEFGRGVAGQGVWDSPEAGRDHHPRCFTLWMAGGGVKPGITYGATDEFSYNVVENPVHVHDLHATILHLLGIDHERFTYRSQGLDFRLTGVEPARIVSELFS
- a CDS encoding PSD1 domain-containing protein, whose product is MNLQRAFGSLACTLVVASFTSAAPLRFSADILPLLATHCLHCHGPDEAKRKADLRLDVRESAVAERSGTRAIVPGKPELSDLIHRITSADPNEVMPPPTTHKPALQPNEIATLTRWIAEGAVWGKHWALEPPQRAAPPAGFEHPVDAWVGSALAREGLRLSPPAAKHRLLRRISFDLTGLPPSAEEAADFEQDQSPKAFAQVVQRLLASPHFGERMAMWWLDAARYSDTDGFQQDAERTNWPWRDWVVAAFNANMPFDQFTRDQFAGDLLPQASPDQQLATCFHRNHMTNGEGGRDPEESRVDYVLDRINTVGTTWLGLTLGCAQCHSHKFDPISQAEYYRLSAFFNSIDETGSAGSGARPYLSVVSPAAQRSLAEIGSWVESRKAIELKARRNAENPFNGWLAERLREARAGVPVWQRLEARRLESAEGTELRQSADGIVRASGPRPNQDDYRLVSHPDSSRVTGLKLEVFPHPEHTQGRFTRGQSGEFILTDLKLQVRHQGQSGLRDVALASAVADFSADTKANDGYGNVKDTLDDDPRNGWTTQGATNVTAHVAVFALAEPLRLASDEEMIIELRHRSTRGDANIGRFRVSATSQLGETVQSVKASPLEEIATAAPSDTSSINPELRGRLFAQFLEEHEPYRDARQALDRATRQLNETRKAAEKLNVMVLADRPEARETHVLIRGVWDKPGERVSAGVPASIAPWPEGQPTNRLGLALWITSPDNPLSARVLVNHLWQLLFGFGLVRTPEDFGLQGERPTHPELLDWLACELIASGWNIKHLLALIVSSATYQQDSTIQPTLLARDPDNRLLARGARYRLPSWMLRDAALRAAGLLNPALGGPPIRPYQPEGVWEELFMGRFKYEPSQGGSQYRRTLYAFWRRAIAPTFLFDSAQRRTCEVRVPRTNTPLQALTLLNDETYLDASRALGKWALESGTTPSERIQALFRRILSRSATDRECEIVQHQLEEATSHYQSHPVDAAKLLRRDEVKILTDGDWISEAAYSIVASLLLNLDEAITHE
- a CDS encoding polyphosphate polymerase domain-containing protein, which encodes MAEDRMQRQRFERKYRIPEQLAIAVRDFVSTQLELDEFGANHPQLSYPVHSLYLDSDGLDTYWMTINGDKNRYKLRLRFYDNKPESPVFFEIKRRVDEIIMKQRGGVRKVAVPLILAGQLPEAEHLISQQPKHLSAIQEFCRLTQLIDAKPKVHVAYLREAWIHPDTDAVRVTFDRQVRGEAEPTIRFRTDMIQPVEPFGKDVILEIKFTDRFPNWLREMVEAFDLERCGAAKYCECVEQLGEELLGSGLTKIAQAREFEGKSGD
- a CDS encoding isoprenylcysteine carboxylmethyltransferase family protein, with the translated sequence MSSFVARGGLWVIAQTLLTVAALGAGPLLAADAWPRLWRILGITILACGAYFGIAGVMALGTSRTVYPRPLPGAQLIRTGVYRRVRHPLYTSLMLVTAGWGLCWSSPWALVGCGALSAMLVAKATAEEGWLRQKYPGYAEYAAEVPRFFPLIR
- a CDS encoding MerR family transcriptional regulator, translated to MTKPHCDAPAGSSEDRTEPETVYTVELMVQLTGVSDDMLRCYQLEGLISPTNGPTADRPSFDDETLRTLRRIEHLKTAYGMSLPGIRLLLHLQAETERLQAELRAQR